In Antedon mediterranea chromosome 10, ecAntMedi1.1, whole genome shotgun sequence, one genomic interval encodes:
- the LOC140060628 gene encoding nucleolar and spindle-associated protein 1-like: MDSDHLKSLKYSELRKLAKKNGVKANLKADKIILALLEKFARSPPADETVKQNEEKTSEDAVKRRSRKRGRNVSQGSEEEVVPAKTVVKDLLTPVQKSAVKVRLVTPSSFITPKTGTYITPSSRVVNMPKSATPHPRKSTGAKGRVEKNMPRITENEVKSKSRRTSPRIAEQEKQNEEEKKVRRSTFEVKIDGTTTNDKTKDGEPAKVMKQPTNIPRFSAFLASKKKATSSATKDWSKLHQKQFEKMESIDDYLARKRKRTEELSSSVKKAKTLTERTKSVVCAMQAYQTPPASASKKSIIAPPSFQSPKVFVPKVVSTKNMSVKFDKTTKTTSVFVFKGKGAVTKSTFSSARKSTGASARKSAVARTRKSLLPSARKSVGTGDARKSMGSAMTPFALKGTGNMKPSPVSAKKSIFDLKASLAKPLSYKPYKGKLSNNKKLTKEQAKENLKKPKVMSMAERRVAAAKQRGQRKTKAINARRGIDV, translated from the exons ATGGATAGTGATCATCTTAAATCATTGAAGTATTCGGAGTTGAGAAAATTAGCCAAGAAAAATGGGGTGAAAGCGAATTTAAAG GCCGACAAGATTATCCTCGCACTCCTTGAAAAATTTGCCAGGTCGCCACCAGCAGATGAAACGGTCAAACAAAAT gAAGAAAAAACAAGTGAAGATGCAGTAAAAAGAAGGTCTCGCAAACGTGGTAGAAATGTCTCTCAGGGGAGTGAAGAAGag GTTGTGCCAGCTAAAACAGTTGTAAAAGACTTGTTAACGCCAGTTCAAAAATCTGCAGTCAAAGTTCGTCTTGTGACCCCCAGCTCTTTTATTACCCCAAAAACTGGCACCTACATCACCCCGAGCAGCAGAGTAGTTAACATGCCAAAATCTGCAACCCCTCACCCACGGAAATCAACTGGGGCTAAAGGCAGAGTGGAGAAAAACATGCCCAGGATTACTGAAAATGAAGTGAAGTCCAAATCGCGTAGAACGTCGCCTAGAATAGCCGAAcaagagaaacaaaatgaagaAGAAAAGAAAGTCCGTCGCTCAACATTCGAGGTTAAAATAGATGGTACCACTACCAATGATAAAACAAAAGATGGTGAACCTGCAAAAG TAATGAAACAACCAACAAACATCCCAAGATTCAGTGCGTTCCTAGCAAGCAAAAAGAAGGCCACATCATCAGCAACAAAAGACTGGAGTAAACTGCAccaaaaacaatttgaaaagaTGGAATCAATTGATGATTATCTGGCACGAAAGCGGAAAAGGACCGAAGAGCTCAGCTCATCTGTCAAAAAGGCTAAG ACTTTGACAGAACGAACCAAGAGTGTTGTCTGTGCAATGCAAGCCTATCAAACTCCTCCTGCAAGCGCAAGCAAG AAATCAATAATTGCGCCACCATCTTTCCAGTCTCCGAAAGTGTTTGTACCTAAAGTGGTATCTACGAAAAACATGAGCGTCAAATTTGATAAGACTACCAAAACAACCTCAGTGTTTGTGTTCAAAGGGAAAGGTGCCGTCACCAAGTCTACCTTTTCCAGTGCCCGCAAGTCGACTGGAGCCAGTGCTCGTAAATCGGCTGTAGCCAGAACCAGGAAGTCACTTCTTCCTAGCGCAAGGAAGTCCGTTGGAACAGGAGATGCTCGCAAGTCTATGGGAT CTGCTATGACGCCTTTTGCACTTAAAGGAACCGGCAATATGAAGCCAAGTCCTGTGTCGGCCAAGAAGtcaatatttgatttaaaagCAAGCTTAGCCAAGCCACTAAGTTACAAGCCATACAaag GCAAACTTTCTAATAACAAGAAATTAACAAAGGAGCAGGCAAAAGAGAACCTAAAAAAGCCCAAAGTGATGTCTATGGCAGAAAGAAGAGTAGCTGCTGCAAAGCAGAGAGGACAGAGGAAGACCAAGGCTATCAATGCAAGGAGAGGAATAGATGTCTAA